AGCACTTCGTGCGCACCTACGCCCCGCGGGGACAGACGGTGCGCTTCACGCCCGCCGCCTTGGAGCGGCTGCAGCACCACGCGTGGCCGGGCAACATCCGCGAGCTGCGCAACGTGGTGCACCGCGCGCTCCTGCTGCGCAAGGGGCCGCTCATCGACGCGGGCGACATCAGCTTCGACCAGGAGCTGAACCGCGAGACGGGCATCTCCGTGCCGGAGCTGCCGCCGGGCATGACGCTGGAGCAGATGCTGGAGAAGCTGGAGCGGCAAATCGTCGAGGCCGCGCTGCGCCGGTACAACAACAACCGCGAGCGGGTGGCCCGCGAGCTGGGCGTGGCACGCTCCACCCTCTTCAAGCGTCTGAAGGATTGGGGCCTCACGAAGCAGGACGAGCAGGAGTAGAGGCTGCCTTCCAGGGAGGTGGGGGTGTCATCCGAACGACGCCCCCCGCACCGGAAGTGCTCGCGCGCCAAAGCTCGGCCCCGAAGGGCGATAGACCCTTCTGCCAGCTCGTTCGTTCCTTGCCCTGTACGCCCACTCCCGGCGTGTCAGGAGGGAACCCGCCATGCAGGCATGCGCGCTTCCGCCACTGTCCGAGTTGTATTCCGAGCACCGTCCTCGCGCCTTGGCCATTGCCCGGCGCATCGTCGGTGACACCGCCGACGCCGAGGACGTGGTGCAGGACGTCTTCGCCCGGCTCGCCCGGCGCTCACCCGGCTACGGGGGCCGCGCGGCCTGGAGCACCTGGCTGCACCGGGTGATGGTGAACAGCAGCATCAACTGGCTGCGCGCGAGAAAGCGCCGGGACAGGTTGAGCCACGAGGCCCAGGAGCCGCTGTCTCCCGAGGCGCTCGCCGTGGGCGCGGAGATGGAGCGCCACTTCGGAGAGGCCCTGGAGGACATCAACGAGCAGCAGCGGCAGGTGCTCTACCTGCGCGAGGTGCGCGGCCTGAGCTACCCGGAAATCGCCCGGCTGCTGCGCATCCCCGAAGGCACGGTGAAGAGCACCCTTCACCGTGCCCGCCAGCGCACGCTGTCCCTCATGGAGGAGCGTGGCCAGCAGCCCTGACGGAGGCGGGCGTCAGTCCTCGCTCTTCGAGCCGACGAACTGGTCCGCCTTCTCCTTGAAGAGGACATTGAAGCTGGTGAGCGAGCCATACACGCGGGTGATGTAGCTCTGCATCTCCACCTTCTCCGCGTCCGACAGCTTCGGGTGCGCGTTGAGCTTCTGCTCCAGCACCCGGAGCCTGTCGCGCACCATGACGACTTTGTGGAACAGGTTGTCGATGGGCAGGTCCTTCGGCTGGAGCTCGGTGTTGGCCGGCACCAGCCGCATCGTGCCGCCTTCCCATTTGTTGGCCAGGGGCGGCGCGTCCACCAGGCCGGACGCCTCCCGGAAGATGTCCATCAGCTCTTCACGCGTCATGCTCAGCCCTTCCAGGTCCACCACGTCGTTGGGGTCCGCGCGGCGCCGCACCACCACCGGCGCCACGCTGCGCGCCGTCCGCGTCCGCGCGGGTTCCGGCGCCAGGGGGGCCGCGCTCCCCCGAGGCGAAAACTTGTCACAGATGGGCGCGGACGGCGGGAACAGTCCGCGCCACGAGTGCAGCCGGCAGGCGCCCACCCAGCCCCGGCGCTCGTCCACCGACTGAGGGCTGTACAGCTTGCAGTTGCCGCACACGCGCTCCTCCGGCTTGAAGACCGGGAACGGAGGCGAGCCGCCCGCCGCGTCCGACATCAGCGCGTCTCCCCCGCCACCGGCGCGCCCTTGCGCACGCCCAGCTCACGCAGCAGCGCGTCCGCGTTCTCCACCTGGTCCAGCATCCAGAGGATGTAACGCACGTCCACGTTGACGTTGCGCGCCACCTCCGGGTTGTAGCCGAAGTCGTTGGCCACGTTCTCCCAGACGCGGTCGAAGTTGACGCCGACGAGCTGGCCCTTGCCGTTGACGGTGGGGCTGCCGGAGTTGCCGCCGGTGGTGTCCGCGTCCGACAGGAAGTTCACCGGGATGTCCTTCAGCTTCGTGTCCTGCCACGCGCCGAAGCGCTTCGCCTCCGCCACCTTGGACACCTTCTCCGGGACGTCGAAGGGCTCCTTGCCCGTGTTCTTGGCCAGCAGGCCCGACAGCGTCGTCTGCGGCGTGTAGATGGCGCCGTCGCGAGGCGCGTAGCCCTGCACCTTGGCGAAGCTGACGCGCAGCGTGCCGTTGGCGTCCGGGGCCACCGGCTTGCCCGCGTGCGCGAGCACCGCCTTGCGCCACTCCGGCCGCAGGCGCATCGAGGCGCCCTGGCGGCGGTCCTTCACCTCGTCGAGCTCGGCCTGCTCGCGGGCCAGGTCCAGGCCGAACGCGAGCAGCGGATCCTTTCGCGCCTCGAGCTGCCCCACCGACTCGCCCGCCATCTTCATGCGCTCATCCTGCGTGAGCAGCTTCGTGCCGGCGTACAGGGCGTCGATCTTCGCAGCGACGT
This genomic window from Myxococcus hansupus contains:
- a CDS encoding RNA polymerase sigma factor encodes the protein MQACALPPLSELYSEHRPRALAIARRIVGDTADAEDVVQDVFARLARRSPGYGGRAAWSTWLHRVMVNSSINWLRARKRRDRLSHEAQEPLSPEALAVGAEMERHFGEALEDINEQQRQVLYLREVRGLSYPEIARLLRIPEGTVKSTLHRARQRTLSLMEERGQQP